A stretch of DNA from Tissierellales bacterium:
TCAGCTCCATAAACAGCAGAACCTGCAACAAAAATATCTGCTCCACATTCAGCAATTTCAGCTATATTATTTAGCTTGACTCCACCATCTACTTGTATTTCTATAGGTAGATCGCGCTCATCAATTATTTTTCTAAGTCGTTTAATTTTTTCTTTAGTTGAATCAATGAAACTTTGACCTCCAAAACCTGGATTTACAGTCATAATTAATACCATATCAACTTCTTCCAAGACATACTCTAATACATCTAAAGACGTTGCAGGATTTAACACAACCCCAGCTTTAATTCCAAAACTCTTAATTAGCTGAAGCGTCCTGTGTAAATGTGTAGTAGACTCAGCATGAACAGTTATATAGTCTGCACCTGCTTTTACAAAATCTTCAATGTACCTCTCTGGTGATTCAATCATCAAATGAACATCAAATGGTAACTCAGTAACTTTTCTAAGTGACTTTATCACAGGTGGACCAAATGTAATATTGGGAACAAATTGTCCATCCATAACATCAATATGAACTAAATCCGCTCCTGCTAAATCAATTCTCTTTACTTCTTCTCCTAAACAGCTAAAATCTGCTGATAATATAGATGGTGCTATTTTTGCCATAATACTAATACCTCCGATTTTTTCTAATTTCTTCTACGAATTCTGTATAATGTTTGTATCTTGATTCACTAATTTCTCCAGTTTCCACCATTCTTTTTATTTCACATGATGGTTCATTTAAATGCATACACCCTCTAAATTTACAATAGTCACTATTCTCTTCCATTTCTTTAAATAAGCTTTTTATTTCATTTTCTTCTAAATATGAAATATCCATAGAACTAAAGCCCGGTGTATCCAATACATGTCCACCCATATCCAAACTCAAAAGTTCAACATGTCTCGTTGTATGTTTACCTCGCTTGGTTTTACCTGACACTTCTCCTGTTTGTAACTTCAGTTCAGGTTGTATATTATTTAATAGTGTTGATTTTCCAACACCTGATGGCCCTGCAAATACTGATATTTTACCTTTTAGCTGTTCTTTAAACTCATCTACTCCAAACCTAGACTTATTATCTATTTTATAAACAGGATAGCCCACCTGTATATAAGGTTTTAAAAACTCCTCCACCTTATTTTCATCCGCTAAATCTACTTTAGTCAAACACATTATTATGTCTAATCCTTGTGATTCAGCTAAAAGTATAAATCTATCTAAAAGCCATAAATTAGGATCCGGATTCTGAGCAGCAAATACAATCACAACTTGATCAACATTAGCCACTGGTGGTCTAAACAATTCTGTCTTTCTTTTAAATATTTCATGAATGTATCCAGTATTTTCATCAGATAATTCAATTTTCACGTGATCTCCTACTAAAGGTGTTATCTTTTTCTTTCTAAACAAACCTCTAGCTCTACACTCATAAGTGTTCTTATCGTTTTTCACATAATAAAAACCACCAATTCCCTTAACAATAATGCCTTCTTCAACAGCTAATGCCATCTTACGCCTCCTTAAATACTATGTCTTTCTCACCTTTGAGTTCACCATCATAGTAAATTCTAACTCTGATTTGTCCATATCCTAATAGCATAACTTCTACTCCATTTTTGTTGTAAGTATGCTCTTGTTTATATATTAAACTTTCTTTCCCATCTACTACTTGGTTTATAGTAACAACAGTCTTGTCTTTATCACTTGGCAATGAAAGTCGTATAACTCCTTTACCTTTCGTATTCGTCGCTGGCTTTTCTTCTACAGATGATTCATTTGTATAAGAAGTTTCATCGCCATTATTTTGTCCATT
This window harbors:
- the rpe gene encoding ribulose-phosphate 3-epimerase codes for the protein MAKIAPSILSADFSCLGEEVKRIDLAGADLVHIDVMDGQFVPNITFGPPVIKSLRKVTELPFDVHLMIESPERYIEDFVKAGADYITVHAESTTHLHRTLQLIKSFGIKAGVVLNPATSLDVLEYVLEEVDMVLIMTVNPGFGGQSFIDSTKEKIKRLRKIIDERDLPIEIQVDGGVKLNNIAEIAECGADIFVAGSAVYGA
- the rsgA gene encoding ribosome small subunit-dependent GTPase A; this encodes MALAVEEGIIVKGIGGFYYVKNDKNTYECRARGLFRKKKITPLVGDHVKIELSDENTGYIHEIFKRKTELFRPPVANVDQVVIVFAAQNPDPNLWLLDRFILLAESQGLDIIMCLTKVDLADENKVEEFLKPYIQVGYPVYKIDNKSRFGVDEFKEQLKGKISVFAGPSGVGKSTLLNNIQPELKLQTGEVSGKTKRGKHTTRHVELLSLDMGGHVLDTPGFSSMDISYLEENEIKSLFKEMEENSDYCKFRGCMHLNEPSCEIKRMVETGEISESRYKHYTEFVEEIRKNRRY